A section of the Leptotrichia buccalis C-1013-b genome encodes:
- a CDS encoding biotin transporter BioY: protein MKQNILNNVIKIKTKEKEFLKSIFFVLSGVILLSIMSQLIIPLYFTPVPISLGSFGVMLIALLYGRKLGTATVLSYIAAGSFGAPIFAGFKAGSLFSPTGGYILGYIAAALILGFLSDKGIAKSYVKTFLSLLLASAVILVLGALVLILFVPSKNIFMIGVLPFLPGDMLKVVAAALLFPRLWKFIKTNKN from the coding sequence ATGAAACAAAATATTTTAAATAATGTTATAAAAATTAAAACAAAAGAAAAAGAATTTTTAAAAAGTATTTTTTTTGTATTGAGTGGAGTTATACTTTTATCAATAATGTCTCAGCTTATAATACCGCTTTATTTCACTCCTGTACCTATTTCACTAGGATCATTTGGAGTAATGTTAATAGCATTGTTATATGGTAGAAAATTAGGAACAGCAACTGTACTTTCCTATATTGCGGCAGGTAGTTTCGGAGCTCCTATTTTCGCTGGATTTAAAGCAGGTTCCTTGTTTTCGCCAACAGGAGGATATATTTTAGGATATATTGCTGCTGCATTAATTTTAGGATTCTTATCTGATAAAGGTATTGCAAAATCTTATGTGAAGACATTTCTTTCATTATTACTTGCCAGTGCCGTTATTTTGGTATTAGGTGCATTAGTATTGATATTATTTGTGCCTAGTAAAAATATATTTATGATTGGTGTGCTTCCTTTTCTTCCTGGAGATATGTTAAAAGTAGTTGCTGCAGCTCTTTTATTTCCAAGATTATGGAAATTTATAAAAACAAATAAAAATTAA
- a CDS encoding phosphatase PAP2 family protein: protein MIPLQLTNNIFFIDRFFFKHLSFFSESSIFYGSENIEKFFRFITKFEEGHFELLVVAVLVSFILFDKKKFYTLKKYIAGIFFSLLSTQIVVHLCKLLFGRARPSITANPEKFYGILDLIKNNSLFESDYASFPSGHTITIWGTIWILSFFIKNRVIKMLLFILGFLVGVSRVYLIHHWTTDVIASVVLSYFIAKFVYNRMHEIHYVKEPIYSKKNRKTGKVKQDREKLEAVN, encoded by the coding sequence GTGATACCATTGCAACTAACGAATAATATTTTTTTTATTGACAGATTCTTTTTTAAACATTTATCGTTTTTTTCAGAGTCTAGCATTTTTTATGGTTCAGAAAATATTGAAAAATTCTTTCGTTTTATTACTAAATTTGAAGAAGGACACTTTGAATTATTAGTGGTTGCTGTATTAGTTTCTTTTATTTTATTTGATAAAAAGAAATTTTATACTTTAAAAAAGTATATTGCAGGTATATTTTTTAGTTTACTTTCTACTCAAATTGTCGTACACTTATGTAAACTATTGTTTGGAAGAGCAAGACCTTCAATAACTGCAAATCCAGAAAAATTTTATGGAATTTTAGATTTAATAAAAAATAACTCACTTTTTGAATCTGACTATGCTTCTTTTCCTTCAGGGCACACGATTACTATTTGGGGAACAATTTGGATTTTAAGTTTTTTCATAAAAAACAGAGTTATCAAAATGTTACTATTTATTTTAGGATTTTTAGTAGGGGTTAGTCGAGTTTATTTGATACATCATTGGACTACTGATGTTATCGCAAGTGTTGTTCTTTCTTATTTTATCGCAAAATTTGTGTACAATAGAATGCACGAAATTCATTATGTAAAAGAACCTATTTATAGTAAAAAAAATAGAAAAACAGGAAAAGTAAAACAAGACAGAGAAAAACTTGAGGCGGTTAATTAA
- a CDS encoding YggT family protein: protein MYLILKIFDLYSFLILLNILGSWIDPYNQISIFQWIRKFTDPYLKMFKIVIPIGNMNLDISAIIGLIVLDLVKSLLVRAVSIGGF, encoded by the coding sequence ATGTATTTAATATTAAAAATATTTGATTTATACTCTTTTCTTATTTTATTAAATATTTTAGGTTCATGGATTGATCCTTATAATCAAATATCAATTTTTCAATGGATACGAAAATTTACAGATCCATATTTAAAAATGTTTAAAATAGTAATCCCAATTGGAAATATGAATTTGGATATTTCAGCGATTATTGGATTAATCGTGTTGGATTTAGTAAAATCCCTGCTAGTTAGAGCAGTTTCAATTGGAGGATTTTGA
- the bioB gene encoding biotin synthase BioB, with translation MLKNNNQTELVKFISNLKNKIINEKYEITRKEAIFLSKIPNNDMETLNILFEAANQIREKFCGENFDLCTIINAKSGKCSENCKYCAQSIHFKTAVNVYGLIPKETALCEAKRNENEGAHRFSLVTSGRGFNGNEKELNDLVEIYEFIREHTDKLSLCASHGICTKEALQKLANAGISMYHHNLETSRRFYPNVCTSHTYDDRINTIKNAKAIGLNVCSGGIFGLGETIEDRIDMAFDLKELKVNSVPINILTPIPGTPFENNEALEPLEILKTISIYRFIMPKTHLRYAGGRIKLGKYVKTGLKCGINSALTGNFLTTTGTTIEKDKNMITELGYKI, from the coding sequence ATGTTAAAAAATAATAATCAAACTGAACTAGTTAAGTTTATATCAAATTTGAAAAATAAAATTATAAATGAAAAATATGAGATAACTCGTAAAGAAGCAATCTTTTTATCAAAAATTCCTAATAACGATATGGAAACTTTAAATATACTTTTTGAAGCAGCAAATCAAATTAGAGAAAAATTTTGTGGAGAGAATTTTGATTTATGCACTATTATTAACGCAAAATCTGGGAAATGCTCTGAAAATTGCAAATACTGTGCACAATCAATTCATTTTAAAACAGCAGTAAATGTCTATGGTCTTATTCCAAAAGAAACGGCACTTTGTGAAGCTAAAAGAAATGAAAATGAAGGTGCTCATAGATTTTCACTTGTGACAAGCGGTAGAGGATTTAATGGAAATGAAAAAGAATTAAATGACTTGGTTGAAATTTATGAATTTATACGAGAACACACTGATAAATTAAGTCTTTGTGCTTCTCACGGCATTTGTACAAAAGAAGCATTACAAAAATTGGCTAATGCAGGTATTTCAATGTATCATCATAATTTAGAAACATCGAGAAGATTTTATCCTAATGTCTGTACATCTCACACTTATGATGATAGAATTAATACGATAAAAAATGCAAAAGCAATTGGACTAAATGTTTGCAGCGGAGGAATATTTGGTTTAGGAGAAACTATTGAAGATAGAATTGATATGGCATTTGATTTAAAAGAATTGAAAGTCAATTCTGTTCCGATAAATATTTTAACTCCGATTCCTGGGACTCCATTTGAAAATAATGAAGCATTAGAACCATTAGAAATCTTAAAGACTATATCTATTTATCGTTTTATTATGCCCAAAACTCATTTAAGATATGCTGGAGGAAGAATTAAATTAGGAAAATATGTAAAAACTGGTTTAAAATGTGGAATCAATTCCGCACTTACAGGAAATTTCTTAACAACTACAGGAACAACAATAGAAAAAGATAAAAATATGATAACAGAATTAGGCTATAAAATTTAA
- a CDS encoding HAMP domain-containing sensor histidine kinase: MKKIKDKIIIANTVSLIFISFIIILSMTIFLIHTAVETETKEMDKLIPVVIEKLDKVPDNKLKETYEKYDYADKEYISLAVLRNGKFIYLTDDEKSFKLKKFESNKLKTKWDRFIYKKIYNGYKSKYYVIRNFEFMEAHELLYVMLAMFVLITISIIIISKIVAEHVLTPLSNIISQSNEMSKHNIDLQLTKTRDDEIGELIDVLNETFNKKKEIIKSQKAFTSNVSHELKTPLAIMKGYLDILKWGKDDKDLLNEAIENLNLEVKNIERIINTLFLNSNLEKITVKKEITDVKQLFKKIKKDYELLNIKNEMIIKVNNEVNIFVDKNLISEALRGLIDNCIKYSIGNIELIAREDEVVEIIVRNYGEGIPEEEKKNLFNRNFQGKNAKKGLGLGLPIIKDIILLNDGKIYIENRKDGIDVKIQFKKIDYKNE, from the coding sequence ATGAAAAAAATAAAAGACAAAATAATTATTGCAAATACAGTAAGCCTTATTTTTATCTCATTTATCATTATTTTATCAATGACAATCTTTTTGATTCATACAGCCGTTGAAACAGAAACTAAGGAAATGGATAAATTAATTCCTGTTGTTATTGAAAAATTAGATAAGGTTCCAGACAATAAATTAAAAGAAACTTATGAAAAATATGATTATGCTGATAAAGAATATATTTCCCTTGCAGTTTTAAGAAATGGAAAATTCATTTATTTAACAGATGATGAAAAAAGCTTTAAGCTAAAAAAATTTGAATCAAATAAACTTAAAACAAAATGGGACAGATTTATCTATAAAAAAATTTATAATGGATACAAATCAAAATATTATGTCATACGAAATTTTGAATTTATGGAAGCGCATGAACTCTTGTACGTTATGCTTGCAATGTTTGTTTTAATAACAATCTCGATTATTATAATTTCCAAAATTGTAGCAGAACATGTCTTGACTCCGCTTTCAAATATAATTTCTCAAAGTAATGAAATGAGTAAACATAATATTGATTTACAGTTAACAAAGACACGAGATGATGAAATCGGAGAATTAATTGATGTTTTAAATGAAACTTTTAATAAAAAAAAGGAAATTATAAAAAGTCAAAAAGCATTTACTTCTAATGTATCACATGAATTAAAAACACCTCTTGCTATAATGAAAGGTTATTTAGATATACTAAAATGGGGAAAAGATGATAAAGATTTATTGAATGAAGCTATCGAAAATCTAAATCTTGAAGTAAAAAATATCGAAAGAATAATCAATACACTATTTTTAAATTCAAATCTTGAAAAAATAACTGTGAAAAAAGAAATTACTGATGTAAAACAGCTTTTCAAGAAAATAAAAAAAGATTATGAACTTCTAAATATTAAAAATGAAATGATAATAAAAGTAAATAATGAGGTAAATATTTTTGTTGATAAAAATCTAATTTCAGAAGCTTTGCGTGGATTAATTGACAACTGTATTAAATACTCCATAGGAAATATTGAATTAATTGCAAGAGAAGATGAAGTAGTCGAAATTATTGTAAGAAATTATGGAGAAGGGATTCCTGAAGAAGAAAAGAAAAATCTGTTTAATCGTAATTTTCAAGGTAAAAATGCTAAAAAAGGCTTGGGGCTTGGACTTCCAATTATCAAAGACATAATTTTACTAAACGATGGAAAAATTTATATAGAAAATAGGAAAGATGGAATTGATGTAAAAATACAGTTTAAAAAAATTGATTATAAAAATGAATGA
- a CDS encoding response regulator transcription factor, translated as MGKILIVEDEKKISRILKLQLERKNHEITIIENGIDALNEIHKKRDFYDLMLLDLGLPSMEGNEVCKNVRKISKVPIIVVSAKNNVEEKVDLLKSGASDYVTKPFDFLELEARININIRKEKISQITYKTLTLNLQNYSLYLENVPILLTKTEFELVKLLIENKEEIVLRDKIIEKIWGWEASDNLLDSTIKKIRQKLGKEKIKTVRGIGYILKI; from the coding sequence ATGGGAAAAATACTAATTGTTGAAGATGAAAAAAAAATTTCACGAATTTTAAAATTACAGCTAGAGCGAAAAAATCATGAAATAACAATAATCGAAAATGGAATCGATGCATTAAATGAAATTCACAAAAAAAGAGATTTTTATGACTTAATGCTTTTGGATTTAGGACTTCCTTCAATGGAGGGAAATGAAGTTTGTAAAAATGTTAGAAAAATATCAAAAGTTCCTATAATTGTTGTTTCTGCCAAAAACAATGTAGAAGAAAAAGTTGATTTGTTAAAATCTGGGGCAAGTGACTATGTTACAAAACCTTTTGATTTTTTGGAATTAGAAGCAAGGATTAATATAAATATTAGAAAAGAAAAAATTTCTCAAATCACCTACAAAACTTTAACATTAAATCTGCAAAATTATTCCCTTTATTTAGAAAATGTCCCTATTTTATTGACAAAAACAGAATTTGAACTTGTAAAACTGTTAATTGAAAATAAGGAAGAAATTGTTTTAAGAGATAAAATTATTGAAAAAATATGGGGATGGGAAGCAAGTGACAATCTTCTTGACAGCACAATAAAAAAAATAAGGCAAAAACTAGGAAAGGAAAAAATTAAAACAGTGAGAGGAATTGGTTACATTTTAAAAATATGA
- a CDS encoding S1C family serine protease produces the protein MKLRKFITLSFLTAALTASAAATKETNILQNKQIIQNTNVSSDMYSAQDAFAAVYDKAKDSVVNIRTKKTIVVETYNPLEAFLFGTSGRRQQRRESGSLGSGFIISSDGYMMTNNHVIDGADEIYVKLSDGHEYLAKLVGTSPEVDIAILKVNANRTFKPLKFADSDNIKIGHWAIAFGNPLGLNSSMTVGVIGASGRSSLGIEQVENFIQTDASINQGNSGGPLLNINGDVIGVNTAIYSTNGGSVGLSFAIPSNLAENVKDSIVKIGKYERPYIGISVLDLTEEIKKERRISHSTGILVQQVYPNSPAAKYGLKANDIILEINGKRVTSAGAFIGELAAKKIGETVNLKVSSNGKEKNISMKLEAFNYSQQQTRQQRR, from the coding sequence ATGAAATTGAGAAAATTTATAACTCTATCATTTTTAACAGCAGCACTTACAGCAAGTGCAGCGGCTACAAAAGAAACTAATATTTTACAAAATAAACAGATTATTCAAAATACAAATGTATCAAGTGATATGTATAGTGCACAAGATGCCTTTGCAGCAGTTTATGATAAGGCAAAAGATTCTGTTGTAAATATAAGAACAAAGAAAACGATTGTAGTTGAAACTTATAATCCACTTGAGGCATTTTTATTCGGAACGTCTGGAAGAAGACAGCAAAGACGTGAATCAGGAAGTTTAGGTTCAGGATTTATAATTTCAAGTGACGGATATATGATGACAAATAATCACGTTATTGACGGAGCAGATGAAATTTATGTAAAATTATCTGACGGACATGAATATTTGGCAAAATTAGTTGGAACATCTCCAGAAGTAGATATTGCAATTTTAAAAGTAAATGCAAATAGAACATTTAAACCATTAAAATTTGCTGACTCAGATAATATAAAAATTGGACACTGGGCAATTGCATTTGGAAATCCATTAGGACTTAACAGTTCGATGACAGTAGGAGTAATTGGAGCTTCTGGAAGAAGTTCATTAGGAATTGAACAGGTAGAAAACTTTATTCAAACAGATGCCTCTATTAACCAGGGAAATAGTGGAGGACCACTTCTTAATATAAATGGAGATGTTATCGGGGTAAATACGGCGATCTATTCTACAAATGGTGGAAGTGTTGGACTAAGTTTTGCAATTCCTTCAAATTTGGCTGAAAATGTAAAAGATTCAATAGTTAAAATAGGAAAATATGAACGTCCATATATTGGAATTTCTGTACTTGACTTAACGGAAGAAATTAAAAAGGAAAGAAGAATTTCACATTCAACAGGAATTTTAGTGCAACAGGTTTATCCAAATTCGCCAGCAGCAAAATACGGACTTAAGGCAAATGACATAATTTTAGAAATTAACGGAAAACGTGTAACATCAGCAGGGGCATTTATTGGAGAGCTTGCAGCTAAGAAAATTGGTGAAACAGTCAATCTAAAAGTATCATCAAATGGAAAAGAAAAAAATATTTCTATGAAATTAGAAGCTTTTAATTATTCACAACAGCAAACAAGACAGCAAAGAAGATAA
- the pgsA gene encoding CDP-diacylglycerol--glycerol-3-phosphate 3-phosphatidyltransferase, whose amino-acid sequence MNLPNKLAILRMVLVIPFVIFLSLALEYTDKTGITMTMRVFAAIIFVGAAITDYYDGKIARKYNLITNLGKLLDPLADKILVISALVTLAKFSQISLWFVIIIIFRELLITGLRSIVAAEGVVIAAESLGKWKTATQMIALTLIILIPFSSTVNNILLLIPLILTVVSGVEYVLKCKNVLNK is encoded by the coding sequence ATGAATTTACCTAATAAATTGGCTATATTAAGAATGGTTCTAGTTATCCCGTTTGTGATTTTCCTGAGTTTAGCTCTGGAATATACAGATAAAACAGGGATTACTATGACAATGAGAGTATTTGCAGCAATTATTTTTGTAGGAGCAGCTATCACAGATTATTATGACGGAAAAATCGCAAGAAAATATAATTTGATTACAAATTTAGGAAAACTGCTAGATCCATTGGCAGATAAAATCCTTGTTATTTCGGCTTTGGTTACACTTGCAAAATTCAGTCAAATTAGCCTGTGGTTTGTAATAATCATAATATTCAGAGAATTACTGATAACGGGGCTTCGTTCAATTGTGGCGGCTGAAGGAGTTGTCATTGCAGCTGAGAGTCTTGGAAAATGGAAAACTGCAACTCAAATGATTGCACTTACGTTAATAATTTTAATACCTTTTAGTTCTACAGTAAATAACATATTATTGTTAATTCCATTAATATTAACTGTAGTTTCAGGAGTTGAATATGTGTTAAAATGTAAAAATGTTTTAAATAAATAA
- the pnp gene encoding polyribonucleotide nucleotidyltransferase: MFEEKIYGFNLGNQKIKISTGKIARQAGGSVVVQCGGTMLLVTATRSKDVREGQDFFPLTVDYIEKFYASGKFPGGFIKRETKPGTDEVLISRLIDRPIRPLFPEGFLNAVHIVVTVLSYDEVNYPENLAIIGVSAALGLSDIPFAGTVAGVTVGYINGEYILNPTGEQLLESEIQLSVAGTKDAVTMVEAGAKEVSEEVMLEAIMFGHEKIKEICAEQDKFLEQFDVQKYEFEKKEVDPEIKEFIDGFENEVEKAIMTPGKLEKYEAIDNLEIELFEKYVQKLENEDKEIDENLEKEFKKYYRDVEKRLVRDAILYKQYRADGRQTTEIRPIDVEIDTLPVPHGSALFTRGETQALVVATLGSKEDEQIIDGMEDETRKKFFLHYNFPPYSVGEAGFMRAPGRRELGHGNLAERALKYVMPEQDKFPYTVRLVSEITESNGSSSQASICGGSLALMAAGVPIKSTVAGIAMGLIKEGDTFTVLTDIQGLEDHLGDMDFKVAGTKDGITAIQMDIKIEGITREIMEIALRQALEGRLFIIDKMEAVISEPRAEVSENAPKIEILKISPDKIAGLIGPGGKVIRAIIDETGVSIDIEDDGTVSIFGKESENMKKALELVKRQTQSVELNTIYEGKVTKLMKFGAFVEVLPGKEGLLHISEISNKRVEKTEDALKEGQNVRVKVISMENEDKFNLSMKALKQ; the protein is encoded by the coding sequence ATGTTTGAAGAGAAAATTTATGGTTTTAATTTAGGAAACCAGAAAATTAAAATAAGTACAGGAAAAATCGCACGTCAAGCTGGAGGTTCAGTTGTTGTTCAATGTGGCGGGACAATGCTTTTAGTTACAGCGACTAGAAGTAAGGATGTCAGGGAGGGGCAGGATTTTTTCCCTTTAACAGTTGATTATATCGAAAAATTTTATGCATCAGGGAAATTTCCAGGTGGATTTATAAAAAGGGAAACTAAGCCAGGAACTGATGAAGTCTTGATTTCAAGATTGATTGACAGACCAATCAGACCTTTATTTCCGGAAGGATTTTTGAATGCAGTACATATTGTAGTTACGGTGCTTTCTTATGATGAAGTGAATTATCCAGAAAACCTTGCTATAATTGGAGTTTCTGCCGCTTTAGGATTATCAGATATTCCATTTGCAGGAACTGTGGCTGGAGTTACAGTTGGGTACATTAATGGAGAATACATCTTGAATCCAACAGGTGAACAATTGTTAGAAAGTGAAATTCAATTGTCAGTTGCAGGTACAAAAGATGCTGTAACAATGGTAGAGGCTGGAGCTAAGGAAGTTTCTGAGGAAGTTATGCTGGAAGCGATTATGTTTGGGCATGAAAAAATTAAGGAAATTTGTGCAGAGCAAGACAAATTCTTGGAACAGTTTGATGTACAAAAATATGAATTTGAGAAAAAGGAAGTAGATCCTGAAATCAAGGAATTTATTGACGGTTTTGAAAATGAAGTTGAAAAGGCTATAATGACACCAGGTAAACTGGAAAAATATGAAGCGATTGATAACTTAGAAATAGAACTTTTTGAAAAATATGTTCAAAAACTTGAAAATGAAGATAAAGAAATTGATGAAAATCTTGAAAAAGAATTTAAGAAATATTATAGAGATGTTGAAAAAAGACTTGTCAGAGATGCTATTTTATACAAGCAATATCGTGCTGACGGGCGTCAAACTACTGAAATCCGTCCAATTGATGTAGAAATCGACACACTTCCAGTGCCACACGGTTCTGCATTATTCACACGTGGAGAAACTCAGGCATTAGTTGTTGCAACGCTTGGAAGCAAGGAAGACGAGCAAATTATTGATGGAATGGAAGATGAAACACGTAAAAAATTCTTCCTTCACTATAATTTCCCGCCATATTCAGTTGGAGAAGCAGGATTTATGCGTGCACCAGGACGTCGTGAACTGGGACATGGGAACTTGGCTGAAAGAGCCTTAAAATACGTTATGCCAGAGCAAGACAAATTCCCATATACAGTAAGACTTGTTTCTGAAATTACAGAATCAAATGGGTCATCATCACAGGCTTCAATTTGTGGAGGCTCGCTTGCATTAATGGCTGCTGGAGTACCTATAAAATCCACAGTTGCAGGAATTGCAATGGGACTTATAAAAGAAGGAGATACATTTACGGTACTTACTGATATTCAAGGACTTGAAGATCATCTGGGAGATATGGACTTTAAAGTTGCAGGGACAAAAGATGGAATTACTGCAATTCAAATGGATATAAAAATTGAAGGAATTACAAGAGAAATAATGGAAATAGCTTTAAGACAGGCATTAGAAGGAAGATTGTTCATTATTGATAAAATGGAAGCTGTAATTAGTGAGCCAAGAGCAGAAGTTTCTGAAAATGCACCAAAAATTGAAATTCTGAAAATTAGTCCTGACAAAATTGCTGGACTTATCGGACCAGGTGGAAAAGTAATTAGAGCGATTATTGATGAAACAGGAGTTTCAATAGATATTGAAGATGACGGAACTGTTTCGATTTTTGGAAAAGAATCTGAAAATATGAAAAAAGCATTGGAACTTGTAAAAAGACAAACTCAGTCAGTTGAATTAAATACAATTTATGAAGGAAAAGTTACAAAACTGATGAAATTTGGTGCATTTGTGGAAGTATTACCTGGTAAAGAAGGGCTTTTACATATTTCTGAAATAAGTAACAAGAGAGTTGAAAAGACTGAAGATGCACTAAAAGAAGGGCAAAATGTGAGAGTTAAGGTAATTTCAATGGAAAACGAAGATAAATTTAACTTGAGCATGAAAGCATTAAAGCAATAA
- a CDS encoding aconitate hydratase, which translates to MATNKNSSKMSLTYKILAKNLLKGELKAGNEIAVRVNQTLTQDSTGTMAYLQLNAMNVDKVATEVSVAYVDHNMLQSSFENADDHEFIKTSAAKHNIIFSKPGNGICHRLHLERFGKPGKILIGSDSHTPTGGGLGMLAIGAGGLDVAIGMARGLYYLKVPKVYNIELRGKLQPWVSAKDVILYVLKELTVKGGVGYVMEYTGEGIKSLSVEDRATITNMGAELGATTSIFPSDEYTKTFLEKQSRGEDFVELLPDEDAFYDDKLIVNLDELVPLAAFPHSPDNVHEIPEEKLKVDQIAIGSCTNSSYSDFMKLAAILDGKRVHPDVSLVLSPGSSNIMKMISENNALAKFIAAGARLLEAACGPCIGMGQAPKTNGISLRTFNRNFKGRCGTMSAGVYLVSTETAAASALTGYLTDPRELGEEIIIKEPEKFETSDNYFIFPNADENEAKKEREAVEIIMGPNIQPFPIGEELKDTFTKKVILKTKDNITTDDICPSNAALLPFRSNIPKLSEHCFETIIPDFKERAEKNNGGIVVGGENYGQGSSREHAALLPLYLGIKAVIAKSFARIHKANLINSGIIPLEFENVEDYNKIDEYDELQLSDIKNSLKNGTFIIKNITKNIEFPAKFNGSERELKILKFGGYLKFATSDEFLS; encoded by the coding sequence ATGGCTACGAATAAAAATTCAAGTAAAATGAGTTTAACTTATAAAATTTTAGCTAAAAATCTTTTAAAGGGTGAGCTAAAGGCTGGAAATGAAATTGCGGTAAGAGTAAATCAGACGCTTACACAGGATTCTACAGGAACTATGGCTTATTTGCAATTAAATGCGATGAATGTTGATAAAGTTGCAACTGAGGTTTCGGTGGCATATGTTGACCACAATATGCTGCAGTCAAGTTTTGAAAATGCGGATGACCACGAATTTATTAAAACATCGGCTGCTAAACATAATATTATTTTTTCAAAACCAGGAAATGGAATTTGTCATAGACTGCATTTGGAAAGATTTGGAAAACCAGGGAAAATATTAATTGGTTCTGACAGTCATACTCCCACTGGTGGAGGGCTTGGAATGCTGGCAATAGGAGCTGGAGGGCTTGATGTTGCGATTGGTATGGCACGTGGGCTTTATTACTTGAAAGTTCCAAAAGTTTATAATATCGAATTAAGAGGGAAATTACAGCCTTGGGTATCGGCTAAGGATGTTATTCTTTATGTTTTGAAGGAATTGACTGTAAAAGGTGGAGTTGGATATGTAATGGAGTATACTGGAGAAGGGATTAAATCATTGTCAGTTGAAGACAGGGCAACAATAACAAATATGGGAGCGGAGCTAGGGGCAACAACGTCAATTTTCCCAAGCGATGAATACACAAAGACTTTTTTAGAAAAACAGTCACGTGGAGAAGATTTTGTCGAACTGTTGCCAGATGAAGATGCTTTTTATGATGACAAGCTAATTGTCAATCTGGATGAATTAGTACCGCTTGCAGCATTTCCACATAGTCCTGACAATGTACATGAGATTCCTGAAGAAAAATTAAAAGTTGACCAAATTGCGATTGGTTCTTGTACAAACTCATCTTATTCGGATTTTATGAAACTTGCGGCGATTTTAGACGGAAAAAGAGTACATCCTGATGTAAGTCTTGTTTTATCGCCAGGTTCAAGCAATATTATGAAAATGATTTCAGAAAACAATGCTTTGGCAAAATTTATTGCCGCTGGAGCAAGATTACTAGAAGCTGCGTGCGGACCTTGTATTGGAATGGGGCAGGCACCAAAAACTAATGGAATTTCACTTAGAACATTTAACAGGAACTTTAAGGGACGATGTGGAACAATGAGTGCGGGAGTTTATCTTGTGAGTACAGAAACAGCGGCAGCATCAGCACTTACAGGATATTTGACAGACCCTAGAGAATTAGGGGAAGAAATTATTATAAAAGAGCCTGAAAAATTTGAAACATCAGACAATTACTTTATTTTTCCAAATGCTGATGAAAATGAAGCAAAAAAAGAAAGAGAAGCAGTAGAAATTATAATGGGACCAAATATCCAGCCATTTCCAATTGGAGAAGAGCTAAAAGATACTTTTACTAAAAAAGTGATTTTAAAAACAAAAGACAACATTACAACAGATGACATTTGTCCATCAAATGCGGCACTATTACCGTTCCGTTCCAATATTCCAAAATTATCTGAACATTGCTTTGAAACAATTATTCCAGATTTTAAGGAAAGAGCTGAAAAAAATAATGGAGGAATCGTTGTCGGAGGGGAAAATTATGGACAAGGTTCGAGCCGTGAACATGCTGCATTATTGCCACTTTATCTTGGAATAAAGGCAGTTATTGCAAAATCCTTTGCGAGAATCCATAAAGCAAACTTAATAAATAGCGGAATTATCCCATTAGAATTTGAAAATGTGGAAGACTACAATAAAATTGATGAGTACGATGAATTACAATTATCGGACATAAAAAATTCACTAAAAAATGGAACATTTATAATAAAAAATATTACAAAAAATATTGAATTTCCTGCAAAATTTAATGGTTCTGAAAGAGAATTAAAAATACTGAAATTTGGAGGATACTTAAAATTTGCTACAAGTGATGAATTTTTAAGTTAA